The DNA region TACAAATTTCCCTCATTTTAACTGCTGCAGTGTATCCCATGGTTTGAAATAAGTTAGTTGATCTGTTAATTAACCCAACTGTTCTTCTATAGCAGAATGGTGTTGTCTAATTTTTCACTATTACTAAGAAGGCTACAGTGAACATCCTTACACAGTAATGTATCTGAGTATACTCCTTCAGATATTTATATGGAATGGATATGTAGAAGTAGACTTGATTAGTCAAaggatttttgtatttaaaattgtgatcacagggctggggatgtggctcaagcggtagcgcgctcgcctggcatgcgtgcggcccgggttcgatcctcagcagcaccacataccaacaaagatgttgtgtccgccaagaactaagaaaaaataaataaatgttaaaattctttctctctctctctctctctctctctctctctctctctctctctctctgtccccctctctcactctctctttaaaaaaaaaaaaaaaaaaatagatgcccattattaaaaaaaaaaaaaaaattgtgatcaCATCTGGTAAAATGGTTCAGCCACCAATGATATATGATAGCATTTTTTCCCCAGCACTCTAATTGATCCTATTTTATTACCAGTTCtttaaattttgacattttaatgaAGGAAGAATAGtgtctttcaaattttttctttccctgattATGAGTGAGGTTATACATCTTTTCATGATTTTACTGGACATTTGTAATAATCTTTTGAATTGTCCTTTCATAACTTTAGTCCACATTTTGATTgggttgtgttttttgttttgtgtattggCTGATTTGATGGAGTGCTTTTTATAGTTAGAGAAATGGCTTTCTGCCTCCTTCCTTGCAttttaattatcttaaaatattaagccaggtgcagtggcacacacctgtaattccagcagctctggaagctaagacggaaggatcacaagttcaaagtcagcctcagcaaaagtgaggagctaagcaacgcagtgagaccctctctctaaataaaatacaaaatagggctgtggatgtggctctgtggttgagtgcccctgagttcaatccctagtatctttaaaagaaaaaaaaaaagaatattaattattgaatcaaaatagagaaagaaattaaagatattttttagtttgaattaataaaattaaaaaccttaAAACTAGATATTTTGAGGTATGGGGTAAAGTGTTACTTATAACACTGTTGAATCAAAAGACAAGATGATGAATaagcaggcaaaaaaaaattactttgttgattttatgtatgtgtgtgtgtgcatgtgcagacATGCAgttgcttttccttctttaagaAAACCACAGTAAAAGGACagaataaaaatgtgtatgttcAGTCCAGAATTTTTAGTAACTAAAAATTAGGAAGTTAATTAGTAAATGTGAAAGTCTTTGGTATATAATTTTCCTAATGCAGccatttaatttattcaaatagAGAAGTTGTCTGTATTACCAAAGATTGTgacatttattttccagtttcctTGATACCATAGTGTGGCAAAAAGTCCCAGTTTTCATATTCTACTTTGGTCAATTCACAGGTTTATATATAAAAGGAGAATGCCCTTCATATTTATAAAGTTTAATGAGAATCCTATATTAAAGTAGTTCATGTGAAAGAGCTTtgataattttgtacattttcaaaaaatatctcACATATCTCAGTGTAATCCTTTGCAACATCAgttcatatataattaatttactTGTCTGCTGGCTACTATTACATAGATAGGGGTCTCACAGAGTTGGTGGAGATTTTTTTctctgcagtactggggatggagtccaggactggtgcatgctaagcaagcattttaccactaagccacatcctcaatccccagaattatttaatttttaatttgcagtGTGCCAGATTTACTTCCATGTCCCAGAATTCAGGATAATCATTAACAAGcaaactatttttttgtattaggttCCAGATGAGATGATCCAGTGCGTAGTCTGTGAAGACTGGTTTCATGGAAGGGTAAggaaaattttcatcttttaaaggcATTATCTCCACAAAATGTTAGAGGCTTTTCctttcaaattgttttattttacattacaattactcttttaaaaataagcttacaGAGATATGGTGAGTGTGCTATTgcaatatttgtttataaaatgatgATCATTTTAGATAGTTCAATCacaaggaaaatattttgttttgtgtatctGCAGCATCTTGGTGCCATTCCTCCTGAGAGTGGGGATTTCCAAGAGATGGTGTGCCAGGCTTGTATGAAACGTTGTTCTTTCCTGTGGGCTTATGCTGCACAGTTGGCAGGTAGGTGTCTTTGTGAAATTGGTATGATACAAACTTGTGCTTGTGAAATGTGTATGTTCAGTCCAGaatttttaataactattttgGACACTGAAGTATAGAAAACAGTATAAGATATGATTCTTCTCCATAAAATCCTTGTAGATTGGTTGGGAAACTACCACAAACAAGTGAACCTAGATGGTATGTTGCACCTATGCATGAGACTAGAATTGGAAAAAATTAAGGAGGCAGAttttgaatggattttttaaaaatagaaactaaaatatatcattaaatgtCAGACATGCTATTGCTTGGGTAGGGGTGATGTCTTAGTTCGTTTGGGATATTATAACAAATACAGTAGACTAGGTAACTTATcagcaatagaaatttattgctcacagttctggatacAGGTGAGTCAAGATCAAAGTGCCAGAGATTTGGTGTTTGGTGTGTGCTTGTTTCCTCACATAGTGGGAAAGGCACACagtgaaagatttatatgatTGAAGAAAAACCAGAATATTTTAGGCATCTTTTTTAGGGTGCCAACTCCATACCTCCTGACATAATTGTCTTATGAAGGCtttgcctctttttaaattttttatttttaatttttggtcaGAATCGCAATAagatgctgaggctagcctcaaactagtgatccttctgctttaccCCCCCAAGtcacggggattacaggcatgtgccaccatgccttgctTCTGCCTCTTAATATTGCATTAGAGATTAGGTTTTAACATGCAGATTTTGGAAAGATGAACATTCAGACCAAAGTAGATGATAATACAGTTATCTAGTACTTTTGTTATAGACTAAGATATGGAGTCAGATCAGCAATGAATGGTGTTAGGGCATTAAATATCTTATTGAtaatgaactttatttatttatgtggagctggggattaaacccacagccttgtgcatgctaggcaagtgctccatcaccaaagtacatccccacccctttttcttTAAGATGGCAATTCTTCATAGTGTTTGCTGCTCCAGCCTCTTAATTTCTTGCCCTTCTCACCTTTGAGGACTATTTTACCATACAATCCACAAGCAGCATAGCTACACCTAAGATCTCATCCTATGTTTTTGATTTGCCTCTAAGTTCTTAAACTTCATGCCCCCTCTTTCTTTTATGCCCTTTCCGAATATCTCTCTCACTTTCCTCAGACAGGGGCCCTCTCTGTATTTCTCATTCATGAGGTTTTCTTAATTTTCcccttctctccatttctttatGACTTCATCTGCTTTTAAATTGAAATGTTATCATCCTCATGAGTTCCTCaccatttctcttctctcctgcaTAGTATTTCTGCTTTATacctgttctttttatttcctcctcacaTTAGAGAAAAATTGATGTTTTACTAAAATTACCTTCTATTTGTATTTGCAGTTAAATCTCTTCTtactccttcatttctttctttctttttttttgtgatttttttttttttttagttgtcagtgggtctttattttatttatatgtggtactgagaattgaacccagtgcctcacatgctaggcaagtgttgtaccattgagctatgccCCAACCCCCCCCACAACTGCTTCATTTCTTGAATTGTTCCATCTCTCTTTTTAgcatattcttttcttctttgcacATTGATTGCTTAAATTATTTGGATTAGGTAAGTGTAATCTAAAGAAGTTTGGTGTTTTCTTTCTTGCTATACCAGAATCTAAGATTGAATGTTCTTCTTTTCcagattctaaaatatttttaaatcagattcAGTGACTTCCATTGTTTGATAGGTCTGTGGGGTGtatatggtttttatttattaattttttcattgaatCCACAGTAAGTAAAATATCTGCTGAGGATGATGGTTTAATGCTAAATGTTGATGGAGTAGGTGATCAGGAAGTTATCAAACCTGGAAATGGAGATCACCAAGATAGTACCCTCAAAGAGGAGGTTCTAGAACCTGGAAAGGATGCTGTCAACGATCCTAAGGCAGAGCAGAAAAATGAACCATGTACCAGCTCTGCTTCTGAATGTGATCTCCAGGTAATGTATGAAGTACATACaagccataaaaaaataaaatttagacaaCATTAATTCTGTAAGCTCTATAGCTTTGGATTTCTTTGCCTAAAGAAATCCTTCTACAAAAATAGAAACTATGAAAACTATGATAAATACTTCaaaactcaatttttattttagacagtGGTTAAGAATCAAAGCCTCAACTCAGAATCACAATCTGGCTGCAAACTTCAAGAGCTTAAAGCTAAGCAGTTTATAAAGAGAGATGCTGCCACCTATTGGCCTTTGAACTGGCGTAGCAAGTTGTGCACCTGCCAAGATTGTATGGTGAGTATTTGATTAAATTTAATGTTTATATGTTTTGTGTGCTGAAATATGTTTTTATGGAATTGTAGGAATATAGAagactttcagttttttttctgttaagtaaatttataaaatcatactTGTCTGAATCCttgtaggaaaaataataattatgccgtactttttatttacttacctCAATTTTAGTGGAAAATagctaatatctttttttatataataaagttGCTTGGAAACATAAATTGCTTGAAAGTTGTAATAAATCAGggatttttacataaaaatttcgTAGATGATATATAGCATCCCCTGGGAAGTGGAGAGATTTCTGAAAAAGATTTAGGCAAAAAGTTTAAATCCTTTAAGCAGTTCTGTGTTAAGAGGCTCAGATTTgccaggtatagtggtgcacacctgtaatcccagcagctcaggaggctgaagcaggaagattgtaaattcaaagccagcctaagaaatttagcaaggccctatgccactcagtgagacctgtctctaagtaaaatataaaaaagggctggggatgtggtttaattTTAatgacccctgggttcaattcctggtaccaaaaagaggGGGGGGGTTCAGATTTTTCtaagcattaatttaaaaataataaatacatttttagtaaTTCTCATGAAATTGACTTTCTGAAAATGACACACAGTTTTAATGGGagaactggttttattttttaaagaaaatgtatggaGATCTAGATGTCCTGTTCCTGACAGATGAATATGACACAGTTTTGGCCTATGAAAACAAAGGCAAGATTGACCAGGCAACTGATAGGAGGGACCCTTTAATGGATACCCTTAACAGCATGAACAGAGTCCAGCAAGTGGAACTCATTTGTGGTAAATACtgtttatatgtataaaattcataaaattcaaaagttggtttttttttttttcatgatgttaaaaaaatataggggctggggttcagtggcagAAGACTTATTGACTTatctagcatggatgaggcactgggttcaatccttagcaccaaatacaaaaataaggaaataaaataaaggcatcctatccatctacaactacaaaaacattttttaaaaaagtgtaaagAGGATAACCACTATATTTCTAACTTAatgctaataaaattaaaattttgagttGCATAGTAGGCCTTAActataatttcttcattttaatattgCTGAGTATTCAACTGCTCTGACCACTGATTCAGAGCTTCATATTAGAGTAATTACATGTTTGAGAAACTACTACATGTACTGTTTTGATTAAGAGTAGATGTATGAATACAGAATAGAAAAATTTTCCACcaattgaaataattttcattgagcattatgtcatttttttttttaaagcaaagtatGTCATCTTTTTTGTCAGTTCTTGAGGTTTCTTCAGAGGTTCATAGGAAACCACTAGAAGGAAAAATGTTACTGAATCCTTAATTGTAAGCTTTTACGTCTCCCCCTCCCACTGGCCTCTTCCTCGCATGCCCAACTTATTTCCGTGTTTCTGTCCCAGCCAGTTTCCAGTTGGATGCCACCATCTTTGtgtccccacccccattttttcaaatatctttttagttatagatggacacaatacctttattttgtttaatttttttaatgtggtgctgggatcaaacccagtgcctcacacatgctcagcaagtgctctaccactgagccacgactccAGCCCCACCTTTGGGTCCCTTTTATAGCATTGattacttctttcttttatttgtaactGATTAGTTCCTTTTGCCTTTATTAGACTAAAAAAGTTTTCAATGATGGTGGCtgcatttaaaagatttttgtggCCCTTGTGCTTGGCATGTAATAAAAACTGTTATTAAATAGGTGaatgggttttaattttttaaaatttttattagtttttgatgaatttttatttatttatttgtttttacgtggtgctgagaattgaacccagtgcctcatgcatgctaggcaagcactctaccattgagtcacaaccccagcccagggttttaaaatttaatgtttgaTGAGTCCAGAATTATTTCAAGTACTAGAATTCCAGAGAAAtaggaaattctttttaaaaaattcttaactggccaggagcagtggtacacctttaatcccagcagcccagaagactgagtcaggaggatcatgagttcaaagccagcatcagcaacttagcagggccctaagcaacttagtgaaactctgtctcaaagaaagaaacaaaacaaaacaaaaaacatataaaaagggctggggatatggctcagtggttaagcttcttgggttcaatccccagtgcccgaccccccccccccaaaaaaaaaaatcttaactaacCTTTATGGTAgtgtggatatttattttattcttgtttttgtttatggGTTTTTTGAGTTTGGTGGTGGTTGTTAAAGTATCCCAGATATCAGAATGATgatattgagggctggggatgtggctcaagcagtagtgtgctcgcctggcatgcacgtggtgctgggttcgaccctcagcaccacatacaaaaagatgttatgtccgctgaaaactaaaaaataaatattaaaaaattctctctctctctctctctctctctctctctctctctctctctctctctttctctttaaaaaaaaaaagaatgatgataTTGAGAATGAAATTCAGAGTAAGTTTATATGCAGATTTCAAAGTTTGGTTTAAACTATTAACATACTCAACCATCAAtgacaaataaatgttttcttttaaaataagtagcttgggctggggttatagctcatcagtagagtgcctgcctagcacacctgaggcactgggtttgatcctcagcaccacataaaaaataaataaataaataaaataaaggttaaaaaaaaaagagatcagctaaaaaggaaataaatttttaattatctaatttctaattatctaaatttcaaatgtttttgtgGTTTTGGTTTAGAATACAATGACTTGAAGACTGAACTGAAAGATTACCTGAAGAGATTTGCTGATGAAGGCACGGTATGTTGAGTTTAAGGAATTTTAATCATAACTGTGTATATTTTAcactatttatttcctttttatgataaaaaatgaagagtaaaaaTGGAGTACTTGAAAATTTAATGCAGAAACTATGGGATGTTGGCAGACTTTAAGGGGAATCAGTAAAGGGTGACGAGATACCAAGGGATGTGTTGGAGTCCTTACCAATCCCTAATGGCTGAAGGAATGAGAGGCAGGAACAGTCCCACAGAGTCTGGAGAAAGTAGCTGTAGCAGAGGAGAAGGCCACTGGAGGAATCAGGGGATACTGACTGCTGATCCTGTCTGAAGCGCATGTCCTTGGTTGTGGGAGGGAAAAATGATTGagcacaaaaaagtaaaactagacCCATAGTTTAGAGTAGAACTCTACCACTGGAGAAGAAAATTTCTTACAAATACTTTACAGTCCTCTACTATTCATACATTTCTGACAGACACCTATCTACCACAgacaaatgcaaaacaaaatttaaattttctctgcaAGGTTGTCCTTCTGTACAGTTAAGCTGTGGCTCTGCGTAGCCAGGGACATGGGTCTGATGAATGTTGTTTACTTTGAACAGTTCTTGGACTCTATGTTTTCTCTATTGCACAGTCTCTCCTCTGGTTGTTGTGACTTCAGCTCCTTTCCTGCTATAACTAAGACTGTTCATGACTCCAGTGGAGGCTGTACCTCACTTATGTAACCTCTGCACTTTATTAGATCTGAATCACAATGAGATACGTGATCTTTGCCCATtcacatttgaaaacattttattcaattttttaaatctgatgTGATGActtcagaagacagaaaaatgtgatttttcaattatttcttaacATTACTAACTATATCTTTACCTAAGAATGGGGAAAGCCTCAGGTTGTCATTACTTTACTGCTATGGTTGTCTTCAACCACAGGAAATGATGTTAGTATGATCTAGAGGTTCTCTGATGATGGTGGagttttatttaatgtttgtaTCTGACTGTAAAAAGTAACACTTTGAATTACAGATTTTCTGAGACAAAGCAGTAAAATGATTTACTGTTAGACCCAGTATTTCTTTGTTAGCATTTCTATTCTGTTGGCTGTGACCATCTTAGGATATCTAGAATCCAAACACTGCACCCTCTAATGGGATGCTTTATGGTCTCCTGCCATGGTATACAGACCAGAGAGACTTCTTTCCGCTGTTTAATGTTTATGACTCACAGATCCTTCATTTTGAAACTTCCAAGTATTATATTTATTgctagcatttttaaaatatagtttccctggggctggggatgtggctcaagcggtagcgcgctcgcctggcatgcgtgtggcccgggttcgatcctcagcaccacataccaacaaagatgttgtgtctgccgagaactaaaaaaaaaaagtaaatattaaaacttctctctctctctctctctttctctctctctctctcccccccccctctctaactctctctttaaaaaaaaaaaaatatatatatatatagtttcccAAGCCATTTAGCTCAGTCTGTTAGAGCCTTGAGCTATACTTACCTCAGGCTGTTTGGCTTTCTAAACCCTCAATTTCTTAGGGGTCAGcagttttccttttgttcttatGAATCTGGTGTATCAAGTACTGGTGTGTGGCCAAGTACTGACAAAGGTCTTTCATTTAAAGGACTAATAAGTATTCTACCCCAAGAAAGTTGTAAGCCAGCATTGCCATTCAGTCAGATCAGCCAAACTTGTCCCTGGGAACAGAAGAAGGTTTACATTTTGTATGATTGTCGCCCCTcctgcttcctctttctctttcccctgttgtttgcttttgtttttgttcacattttctttttttctttgctcttcctACCTCACCATCCTTCTTTCCCACtaataatgtaattaaaaataaatgaacaaacttGTCTTATGGTGATCCCTAGAACAGCTTTCCATCATATCATCTGGCCTAGACTCCCTCTTTGTCCCAGTttgcttttttattcatttagtgcTTCTTTTATAAGCATCTTTATATAATGCTCTAAATCTCCTACTGAGgagatacattttttatttttattgcataaaATGGATTTACAAAAAGTAGTGCTTCTAgtttgttgaacttttttttaaccCCAATAATTCTTCTGTTTATATAGCAAAACATCTTTAATTTGAGATTCTTGATAGGGAAAAgtgtttttttggtgtgtgtggttttgtttttttctttgttaaaatattCTCCACTATTGGTAAAAAGAAAGCACAGATctcaagttttgttttctgtgggtGATTTGTAGAGCTgaaggatatttcttttttcttttttttttttttttaatttttagatgttgatgaacctttattcatttatttgtatgtggtgctgagaatcaagcccagtgcctcacacatgctaggcaagcactctgccactgagccacaaccccagcccctgaaggtCATTTCTAAAGGACAGCTTTGGTGGTGAGAGTATGCTGTGGTCCTAGTTTGGATGCTGGCTCTGCCACTTCTTTTTAGCTAATCTCTGATAGCACTTACTATCTGCCAGGCCGGGTTTTATAGGCATCATAGTGTATTTGACCTTCAGATGACCTTCTTAGGTAGGTGCTGTTTCTTTCTCATCTTAtacagggaagctgaggcaggtggTAGAAGCTAAACTTTGAACCATTCTGCTGTGTGCCCTGTGTGACCGAGTAGCTCAGCCTGGGGGGCCTTGTTGAACTTTTCTGCAGAATGTAGCTGGTATAGCTAATTACACATTCAATGTAGAGACCCTGATTTACAGTGGCTCA from Ictidomys tridecemlineatus isolate mIctTri1 chromosome 5, mIctTri1.hap1, whole genome shotgun sequence includes:
- the Ubr7 gene encoding putative E3 ubiquitin-protein ligase UBR7 isoform X1; its protein translation is MAGAEGNAGRQSELEPVVSLVDVLEEDEELENEACAVLGGSDSEKCSYSQGSVKRQALYACSTCTPEGEEPAGICLACSYECHGSHKLFELYTKRNFRCDCGNSKFKNLECKLFPDKAKVNSCNKYNDNFFGLYCICKRPYPDPEDEVPDEMIQCVVCEDWFHGRHLGAIPPESGDFQEMVCQACMKRCSFLWAYAAQLAVSKISAEDDGLMLNVDGVGDQEVIKPGNGDHQDSTLKEEVLEPGKDAVNDPKAEQKNEPCTSSASECDLQTVVKNQSLNSESQSGCKLQELKAKQFIKRDAATYWPLNWRSKLCTCQDCMKMYGDLDVLFLTDEYDTVLAYENKGKIDQATDRRDPLMDTLNSMNRVQQVELICEYNDLKTELKDYLKRFADEGTVVKREDIQQFFEEFQSKKRRRVEGMQYYCS
- the Ubr7 gene encoding putative E3 ubiquitin-protein ligase UBR7 isoform X2; this encodes MAGAEGNAGRQSELEPVVSLVDVLEEDEELENEACAVLGGSDSEKCSYSQGSVKRQALYACSTCTPEGEEPAGICLACSYECHGSHKLFELYTKRNFRCDCGNSKFKNLECKLFPDKAKVNSCNKYNDNFFGLYCICKRPYPDPEDEVPDEMIQCVVCEDWFHGRHLGAIPPESGDFQEMVCQACMKRCSFLWAYAAQLAGDQEVIKPGNGDHQDSTLKEEVLEPGKDAVNDPKAEQKNEPCTSSASECDLQTVVKNQSLNSESQSGCKLQELKAKQFIKRDAATYWPLNWRSKLCTCQDCMKMYGDLDVLFLTDEYDTVLAYENKGKIDQATDRRDPLMDTLNSMNRVQQVELICEYNDLKTELKDYLKRFADEGTVVKREDIQQFFEEFQSKKRRRVEGMQYYCS